The Pandoraea vervacti DNA window AAAATCCGCCGCCGTGAAGCCGGAGACAGTGACGACAGCGACGACAGCGACAACAACATCGCCCGCGCGCAAACGTCGCACGACGGCTGGCTAACGTATTACGACAGCACGGCCGCCGGCTGCTGCTGCGTGCAGCAATGGATGCCGCCTGCGCGTGTCGCAATGGCGCGCAGCGGCAATTGCACGACGCGTCGCATGGGGAATGCCTGTTGCACGACGTTGCGCGCATGCGTGTCGGCCACCGCATCGCCAAAGGAGGCCATCACCACACCCCCGTTCGGCAGGTAGAAATTGACATATTCCGGCGCGAAGTCGGCGTCGTGCGCGAGTTCGTCGGGCAGGGCGTCGAAGTCCGGCGCGCGCAGCAGGCCAATGTCGAAGTGACGCCCTTTGGCGTCGCGCGCCAGGAGCAGGGCGCGCAGATTCTCGCGTGCCTCACGCGCCCACTCGTCGTCGCCGTGCGCGCCGGTGACGAGCAGTGTGCCCGGCCGCACGAAGCTGGCAATGCCGTCGACGTGTCCGTCGGTGATCGCGTCGAGCTTCGATCCGGGCAACCAGACCGTATGTGTCACGCCCAACCAGTGACGAAAGACCGCCTCCGCCTCGCAACGCGTCAGGCCCGGATTGCGATTCTCGTTGAGGATGGAGGTTTCGGTCACGATCAGCGTGCCTTCGCCGTCGACGAGCAGCGATCCGCCCTCAGCCACGATGGGCGCTGCGCAGCAACCCATGGGGGTGTGCGCGCCGATCGCACTTGCGACCCGCGCGGCCACGTGCACGTCGGCGTCAATGACCTGACTCGCTGTCCCTCCCCAACCGTTGAAGTTCCAACATAACGCGTGCGCGCAAAGCGCATCGTCGAGCAGAAACGTCGGGCCGGTGTCGCGCATCCAGTGGTCATCGACAGGCATGGGATAAAGGGAGGCATTCGCGGGCAGGGCGCGATGCGCTTCGTCCAGACAGGCCGGATCGACGGCGACATGCACCGGTTCGAACAACGCGATGGCATGTGCGATACGCGCCAGTTCGCCGAGCACGTGCTGTCGTCGGGCGCCGTCGATCACGGTCTTGCCGGGCCATGCCATCCAGCAGGCGGCGTGAGGGTGCCATTCGGGGGGCATGCGCCAGTGGCCGGTTGGCGCTGTGTTCGTCGCGGGGGGCTTACGGGATGGTGCCGTCATGGTTCGCGCTGCCGCAAGAAAAGTGCCGCCAGTGTAGGCGGCGCATGGCAGGCGCGGAGGGTGTCAGAGACCTGACGGTTCTGCTAGGTGGACGGTAAGCCGCTTGAGCGCGCGCACCTGCCGCAGCGCCACCCGCAGGTCGCACGTCGAAATTAGGCCGATGCCCCCTTCGTCGTCACCCAGCGGCTGCCCGTCGCGCTCATAGACCACCAGCGCGCCGACGCCAATCGGCGTGTTGTAGAGCTCGTGCCACGAAAACATGACGGTATAGCCGTCGGCTGCCTGCGCCAGGACGTAAGCCCGTGCGAAGTCGCGGGCATGCGGCAGACGCAGTTGCGCGATGTCGAGCAACGCGCTCAGTCGCACGCCCTTGTATTCGCTGGCGGTGCGCACCTTACGTCCAGACAGGCAGACGACGTCGAGCGGGCCGGTCAGTTGCGTCGGCAAACGCATGAGGGCGCACAGATCGAACGAGTGACGGCGCTTTACCGTTCCTGAGACGACCACCTCGCGCG harbors:
- a CDS encoding agmatine deiminase family protein is translated as MPPEWHPHAACWMAWPGKTVIDGARRQHVLGELARIAHAIALFEPVHVAVDPACLDEAHRALPANASLYPMPVDDHWMRDTGPTFLLDDALCAHALCWNFNGWGGTASQVIDADVHVAARVASAIGAHTPMGCCAAPIVAEGGSLLVDGEGTLIVTETSILNENRNPGLTRCEAEAVFRHWLGVTHTVWLPGSKLDAITDGHVDGIASFVRPGTLLVTGAHGDDEWAREARENLRALLLARDAKGRHFDIGLLRAPDFDALPDELAHDADFAPEYVNFYLPNGGVVMASFGDAVADTHARNVVQQAFPMRRVVQLPLRAIATRAGGIHCCTQQQPAAVLS
- a CDS encoding molybdopterin-dependent oxidoreductase codes for the protein MPIVPLPSSSAELAPLGASPASHARSTTSGTRPGMPCAAPITSREVVVSGTVKRRHSFDLCALMRLPTQLTGPLDVVCLSGRKVRTASEYKGVRLSALLDIAQLRLPHARDFARAYVLAQAADGYTVMFSWHELYNTPIGVGALVVYERDGQPLGDDEGGIGLISTCDLRVALRQVRALKRLTVHLAEPSGL